From one Basilea psittacipulmonis DSM 24701 genomic stretch:
- the galE gene encoding UDP-glucose 4-epimerase GalE, with the protein MSKRILLTGGLGFIGSHTATCLLDKGYHVVLLDNLSNASPKVLKHLQALYPEKQNDLTFIQGDVRDQKVLDQLFETYQIDAVIHFAGLKAVGESVEKPILYYDNNVTGILVLLEAMKKAQVNEIVFSSSATVYGFSEVMPLHENLPTGNTTNPYGTSKYMVERILEDTQKAYPHLKVSVLRYFNPIGAHPSGMLGEDPKGIPNNLLPYISRVYAGRLPYLNVFGNDYPTIDGTGVRDYIHVMDLASGHLAALEHNPQAGFYVYNLGTGQGFSVLQIIQAFESVSQKPLPYKIQPRRAGDIATCYADASKAYRELNWQCRYTLADMMKHTLQWQHQYPAGYDEKE; encoded by the coding sequence ATGTCTAAACGTATCTTATTAACGGGTGGTTTGGGATTTATTGGTTCACATACCGCTACTTGTCTATTAGATAAAGGTTATCATGTTGTTTTATTGGATAATTTAAGTAATGCCAGTCCAAAAGTTTTAAAACATTTACAGGCTTTGTATCCCGAAAAACAAAACGATTTAACGTTTATTCAAGGTGATGTGCGTGATCAAAAGGTATTAGATCAGCTATTTGAGACCTATCAGATTGATGCCGTGATTCATTTTGCGGGATTGAAAGCGGTTGGCGAAAGCGTTGAAAAGCCTATTCTTTACTATGACAATAATGTCACAGGGATATTGGTGCTGTTGGAAGCGATGAAAAAAGCACAGGTTAACGAAATCGTTTTTAGCTCGTCAGCAACGGTGTATGGATTCAGCGAAGTGATGCCTTTGCATGAAAACTTACCGACTGGCAATACAACGAATCCATATGGCACAAGCAAATATATGGTTGAGCGGATTTTAGAAGACACACAAAAAGCTTACCCTCATCTTAAAGTTTCTGTTTTGAGATATTTTAATCCTATCGGTGCACATCCGAGTGGTATGTTGGGAGAAGATCCAAAAGGTATCCCGAATAATTTACTGCCTTATATATCCAGAGTTTATGCTGGACGACTCCCCTATTTAAATGTATTTGGTAATGATTATCCTACGATTGATGGAACGGGAGTTCGAGACTATATTCACGTGATGGATTTGGCTTCTGGTCATTTGGCAGCTTTGGAACACAATCCTCAAGCAGGTTTTTATGTTTATAACTTGGGTACCGGTCAAGGATTTTCTGTCTTGCAGATTATTCAAGCTTTTGAATCCGTAAGCCAAAAACCACTTCCTTACAAAATCCAGCCTCGTCGTGCGGGCGATATTGCCACTTGTTATGCGGACGCAAGCAAAGCGTATCGCGAATTAAACTGGCAATGCCGTTATACTTTGGCAGATATGATGAAGCACACCTTACAATGGCAACATCAATACCCTGCTGGTTATGATGAGAAAGAATAA